The sequence GTGGGGGTACCGCAGAATGACCACATGACCGACGACACGACCGACGACATCGCAGGCCCCTCGCTGCCAGAGGCAGCACCACGCAAGTTGAGCGCGGCAGAGAAGAAGCGCCGTGAGCCGCTGGTAGCTGAGGCACAGCGGATTCAGGAGAACGCCCAGCACACTGCCACAGCGCACTTCCACACATCGGAGCGATTGGCAAGACACCACAGCATGCTCGGAAGCTTAGGTGTCGTTGTTGCAGCGCTCCTCGCCGCAAATGGAGGTGCCGAGGTCTTCGGGAAAGGTGCCCCGTACGCATGGGTGACACCTATCCTCTCCTTCGTGGCAGCCGTGACAACCGCTCTGCTGACGTTTCTCAAAATCTCGGAGCGACAGGCCCGACACCTCACT comes from Pyxidicoccus parkwaysis and encodes:
- a CDS encoding SLATT domain-containing protein, yielding MTDDTTDDIAGPSLPEAAPRKLSAAEKKRREPLVAEAQRIQENAQHTATAHFHTSERLARHHSMLGSLGVVVAALLAANGGAEVFGKGAPYAWVTPILSFVAAVTTALLTFLKISERQARHLTAAHAFKTLENQARRLATMDAEFEAYPSLKRRVDALCERWDTLLEQGPPTVTADFEVARKRIAEGIFKTEVDSKLAEGSAKRDPKTQPPPT